The Planktothrix sp. FACHB-1365 genome has a segment encoding these proteins:
- a CDS encoding DUF697 domain-containing protein, with product MAVKLERPILMGGIGLSLGLWLLQSLQHSASEFGQMMLFSLALGSAGLWWWKQQGTEPLQLSPPPESLNQELVEKAIAQTQALIQRLATETPTQDSRLDTLQQQAQQLKTHLQRTDLNIVLVGNKGVGKTALLQRLQSDWLPQQSQTLSLVEVSATDLNSPIPNLTTADVVLFVTGGDLTDPEFKILSGLVANYHRVILVWNKQDQYLVGDQPVILQQLKTTLTGVLSSDDIIAIAASPNPVKVRQHQEDGTFKEWLEAQSPILDLLTKHLDSIVSQEQQALVLATTYREALGLRQEAKEIVNQLRREQALPLIEQYQWIAAAATVANPVPALDMLATAAVNAQLVMDLGAIYQQKFSLQQGQEVATTISTQMLKLGFVEISTQTLTSLLKSNTVTFIAGSLVQGVSAAYLTRIAGLSLIEYFQAQDIQLDAAENPSLNWDNLKKTLQTVFQQNQQASLLQSFVKQAINYLTVQFKPKQTVESSVS from the coding sequence ATGGCAGTTAAATTGGAACGCCCAATTTTAATGGGAGGGATAGGACTTTCGTTAGGTCTATGGCTGTTGCAAAGTCTTCAGCATTCAGCGTCCGAATTCGGACAAATGATGCTGTTTAGTTTAGCGTTAGGAAGCGCCGGACTGTGGTGGTGGAAGCAACAAGGGACAGAACCTCTACAATTGTCGCCCCCTCCAGAATCGTTAAATCAGGAATTAGTGGAAAAAGCGATCGCCCAAACCCAAGCTCTGATCCAACGTCTAGCCACTGAAACCCCAACTCAGGACAGCCGTTTAGACACCCTACAACAGCAAGCGCAGCAACTCAAGACTCATCTGCAACGAACCGACCTAAATATCGTCCTGGTGGGTAACAAAGGCGTGGGAAAAACAGCGTTGTTACAACGGTTACAGTCGGACTGGCTACCTCAACAGTCTCAAACTTTAAGTTTGGTAGAAGTTTCAGCAACCGATCTCAATTCTCCTATCCCCAATTTAACGACTGCGGATGTGGTTTTGTTTGTGACCGGGGGAGATTTAACTGACCCGGAATTTAAGATTCTTTCGGGACTGGTGGCAAATTACCATCGAGTTATTTTAGTGTGGAATAAGCAAGATCAATATTTAGTTGGCGATCAACCTGTGATTTTGCAGCAGTTAAAAACCACATTAACCGGGGTGTTATCCTCGGATGATATTATTGCGATCGCCGCGTCTCCAAATCCGGTGAAAGTTCGTCAACACCAAGAGGATGGGACGTTTAAAGAATGGCTAGAAGCGCAATCACCGATTCTCGATTTGTTAACAAAGCACCTTGATTCTATTGTCAGTCAAGAACAGCAAGCCTTAGTATTAGCAACAACCTATCGGGAAGCGTTAGGATTGCGACAAGAGGCGAAAGAAATTGTTAATCAATTGCGTCGAGAACAGGCGTTACCTCTAATTGAACAATATCAATGGATTGCGGCGGCGGCAACAGTAGCCAATCCAGTTCCGGCTTTAGATATGTTAGCAACGGCGGCGGTTAATGCTCAATTAGTCATGGATTTAGGGGCGATTTATCAACAAAAATTCTCCCTTCAGCAAGGTCAAGAAGTTGCAACAACTATCAGCACTCAGATGTTGAAATTAGGGTTTGTGGAAATCTCCACCCAAACTTTAACCTCATTGTTGAAAAGTAATACCGTAACGTTTATTGCTGGAAGTCTGGTTCAGGGAGTCAGCGCGGCCTATTTAACCCGAATTGCAGGGTTGAGTTTAATTGAGTATTTTCAAGCGCAGGACATCCAGTTAGACGCCGCTGAGAATCCGAGTCTGAATTGGGATAATCTCAAGAAAACCCTACAAACGGTCTTTCAGCAAAATCAACAAGCTAGTTTGTTACAGTCCTTTGTGAAACAGGCGATCAATTATTTGACGGTGCAATTCAAGCCGAAACAAACCGTTGAATCCTCCGTGTCTTAG
- a CDS encoding PAS domain S-box protein yields MITLSPDLQATESSILTLLSISLDYLTDACVWLTKEARIQGYNTAFKELVLDYKDNHLVELDSLVDLPLNDCLPLTQNGNPISISAYPNPEIQKGNSCPINYELQRGEELFFLRISGKVLNLQGQEIIILWIRNITSLKNLEFQYQQKEQSLRQTEAVLRATLEATADGILVVGEDCDVPVYNQKFLDIWSMPEVLMQPNRNQERVKFAAEKTLDPVGFINRIKNFSTQPSQNVILDRIELKDGRIFQRYGQLQWQGDRIMGRVFSFRDITQQIKIEKSLRESEEQLRTLINATPDIICFKDGEGHWLESNQANLNFLELENVPYQGKTDLELAELKPNYREALLHCQATDEQAWQNAGIYRIEEKVLRSDGHLTIWDMIKVPLFEQDGKRKGLVVLGRDITHQKRAEADLKASEEKFRRIVETAHDIIYLMNGEGILLYIAPNLLTLTGYFPHELEGQLFTLFIHPEDISKTFTVFQTVITSGKQQFDIEFRVKHQDGTWNWYSANWSVSQDAQGDQLVVGVSRNINERRRLENEFISLVSHELRTPLTSLVGGLDLLASGQLGLLTEQGKNLLSIAINNTERLIRLVNNILDLERMKSGKISLQKVNCNLANLMIKAQEAMQVMADQAQIEFEVDPFDYYLWVDPDRIIQILTNLLSNAIKFSEPKQKVWMTAEVIKLQENGSTIPYICLQVKDQGRGIPADKLQIIFERFEQVDASDSRTKGGTGLGLAICRLMVEQHQGKIWAESHLGQGSIFYVMLPIC; encoded by the coding sequence ATGATTACCTTATCGCCCGATTTACAGGCAACAGAATCCTCTATTTTAACCCTTCTCAGTATCAGTTTAGATTATCTAACCGATGCTTGTGTTTGGCTGACAAAAGAGGCTCGAATTCAAGGTTATAATACAGCCTTTAAAGAATTGGTTTTAGACTATAAAGACAATCATTTAGTTGAATTAGATTCTCTCGTTGATCTTCCCTTGAATGATTGTTTGCCCCTAACCCAAAACGGAAACCCGATTTCAATATCAGCCTATCCTAACCCAGAAATACAAAAGGGCAATTCTTGTCCCATCAATTATGAACTACAACGAGGAGAAGAACTATTTTTTTTGAGGATTTCAGGAAAGGTTTTAAATCTTCAAGGGCAAGAAATCATTATTTTATGGATTCGTAATATTACTTCCCTGAAAAACTTGGAATTTCAATATCAACAAAAAGAACAATCTTTACGCCAAACTGAAGCTGTATTAAGAGCAACCTTAGAAGCAACAGCCGATGGAATATTAGTGGTGGGGGAAGATTGTGACGTTCCCGTTTATAATCAAAAATTTTTAGATATCTGGTCAATGCCTGAAGTCTTAATGCAACCGAATCGTAATCAAGAACGAGTGAAATTTGCGGCAGAAAAAACCTTAGATCCAGTAGGGTTTATTAATCGGATTAAAAACTTTTCAACTCAACCCTCTCAAAACGTTATTTTAGACCGCATTGAGTTAAAAGATGGTCGAATTTTTCAGCGTTATGGTCAACTCCAATGGCAGGGAGATCGCATCATGGGTCGAGTCTTCAGTTTTCGGGATATTACTCAACAGATAAAAATTGAAAAATCCTTAAGAGAAAGTGAAGAACAATTACGGACTTTGATTAATGCAACACCGGATATTATTTGTTTTAAGGATGGAGAAGGACATTGGTTAGAATCTAATCAAGCAAATTTAAATTTTTTAGAACTAGAAAATGTACCTTATCAAGGCAAAACAGATTTGGAATTAGCAGAGTTAAAACCTAATTATCGAGAAGCATTATTACATTGTCAAGCGACTGATGAACAAGCTTGGCAAAATGCTGGTATTTATAGAATTGAAGAAAAAGTTCTACGTTCCGATGGTCATCTGACGATTTGGGATATGATTAAAGTCCCCCTATTTGAACAGGATGGCAAGCGTAAAGGATTAGTAGTTTTAGGACGGGATATTACGCATCAAAAACGAGCCGAAGCGGATTTAAAAGCCAGTGAAGAAAAATTTAGACGAATTGTTGAAACGGCTCATGATATAATTTATTTAATGAATGGGGAAGGAATATTATTATATATCGCGCCTAATTTATTAACATTAACTGGCTATTTTCCCCATGAACTTGAAGGACAACTGTTTACACTCTTTATCCATCCAGAGGATATATCGAAAACTTTTACTGTCTTTCAAACAGTCATTACCAGTGGAAAACAACAATTCGATATTGAATTTCGGGTTAAACATCAAGATGGTACTTGGAATTGGTATAGTGCAAATTGGTCAGTTTCTCAAGATGCTCAGGGAGATCAATTAGTGGTCGGAGTTTCCCGAAATATTAATGAACGTCGCCGTTTAGAAAATGAATTTATCTCTTTAGTTAGTCATGAATTAAGAACTCCATTAACCTCTTTAGTGGGGGGGTTAGATTTATTAGCATCAGGACAGTTAGGACTGCTAACAGAACAAGGGAAAAATTTATTAAGTATTGCGATTAACAATACAGAACGATTAATTCGGCTGGTGAATAATATTCTGGATTTAGAACGCATGAAATCCGGTAAAATTTCCCTGCAAAAGGTTAACTGTAATTTAGCAAATTTAATGATTAAAGCTCAAGAAGCCATGCAAGTTATGGCGGATCAAGCTCAAATTGAATTTGAAGTTGATCCGTTTGATTATTATCTGTGGGTAGATCCAGATCGCATCATTCAAATTTTAACAAATTTATTAAGTAATGCGATTAAATTTTCTGAACCCAAACAGAAGGTTTGGATGACCGCAGAAGTGATCAAATTACAGGAAAATGGCTCAACAATTCCCTACATTTGTTTGCAAGTTAAAGATCAGGGTCGAGGAATTCCTGCTGATAAACTACAAATCATTTTTGAGCGCTTTGAACAAGTGGATGCTTCTGATTCTCGAACTAAGGGTGGGACAGGTTTAGGATTAGCAATTTGTCGCTTGATGGTTGAACAACATCAAGGAAAAATTTGGGCCGAAAGTCATTTAGGGCAGGGAAGTATATTTTATGTGATGCTTCCTATCTGTTAA
- a CDS encoding response regulator, producing MLNKQILIVDDEPDVRAIAKLGLELGAGWKVITACCGEEALSLAANHQPDAILLDMMMPDMDGRVTLEYLKSNPHTQNIPVILVTAKAQQWERENFSGMAVAAVFAKPFRPLKLAEQISQALNWLN from the coding sequence ATGCTGAACAAACAAATTTTAATTGTAGATGATGAACCCGATGTCCGAGCGATCGCTAAATTAGGATTAGAATTAGGGGCAGGTTGGAAGGTGATTACCGCTTGTTGTGGTGAAGAAGCATTAAGCCTTGCCGCTAACCATCAACCCGATGCTATTTTATTAGATATGATGATGCCTGATATGGATGGCAGAGTGACATTAGAATATTTAAAATCTAATCCCCATACCCAAAATATTCCAGTGATTTTAGTAACGGCAAAAGCTCAACAGTGGGAACGAGAAAATTTTTCAGGAATGGCGGTGGCGGCTGTATTTGCAAAACCTTTTCGACCCTTAAAATTAGCTGAACAAATTAGTCAAGCTTTGAATTGGCTGAACTAG
- the ppk1 gene encoding polyphosphate kinase 1 produces the protein MSKSKKTEPKITKDINLKAPQYYLSRELSWLEFNRRVLAEALDPRTPLLERLKFLAIFSSNLDEFFMVRVAGIKRQIEAQVNKVTADGRTPQQQLNAIHERLLPMVMEQHQYFEQQIKSELTKNGIHLLNYIDLNQEQRTYLQRYFEEGIFPVLTPLAIDRSHPFPYLSNLSLNLAVVLKNPETKEELFARVKVPSSFPRFISLPKELRGQANGEFAAWIGVPIGQVIAHNLESLFPGMDIQDYYIFRITRDADLAVQEDEADDLLLAIEQELRKRRVGGSVVRLEINSSMPDYLRSLLADELELESEDIYTVDGLMGLRDLMFFLSLPLPELKDKPWNAVLPRWMKDSEDIIPATSGEDEKDIFAILRQKDVLVHHPYQSFSATVQQFINQAAHDPNVLAIKMTLYRTSGDSPIITALIDAAENGKQVAVLVEIKARFDEENNIQWAKKLEQTGVHVVYGLVGLKTHTKVVMVVRQEADGIRRYVHIGTGNYNHKTAKLYTDLGLLSARPELGADLTDLFNFLTGYSRQQSYRKLLVAPVNMRQRFLDLIDRETEHAHQGKTGRIVAKMNSLVDPEIIEALYAASQAGVGIDLIVRGMCSLRPGLEGISDNIKVISIIGRFLEHSRIFYFNNGGQEEVYIGSADWMPRNLNRRVEAITPIQDPDIAKELEEILGIMLSDNRKAWDLQPDGQYIQRRPAENAPELCAHDILMETALKS, from the coding sequence ATGTCCAAATCTAAAAAAACCGAGCCAAAAATTACCAAAGACATCAATCTTAAAGCTCCTCAATATTATCTCAGCCGAGAACTGAGTTGGTTAGAGTTTAACCGTCGCGTTTTAGCCGAAGCTTTAGATCCTCGAACACCTTTGTTAGAACGACTGAAATTTTTAGCGATTTTTAGTTCTAATTTAGATGAATTTTTTATGGTGCGCGTTGCTGGAATTAAGCGACAAATTGAAGCTCAAGTGAATAAAGTCACTGCCGATGGTCGAACCCCCCAACAACAACTCAATGCCATTCATGAACGGTTGTTACCGATGGTAATGGAACAGCATCAATATTTTGAACAACAGATTAAATCCGAATTAACTAAAAATGGAATTCATTTATTAAATTATATTGATCTGAATCAAGAACAACGAACGTATTTACAGCGTTATTTTGAAGAGGGAATTTTTCCGGTTTTAACGCCCTTAGCCATCGACCGCAGCCATCCCTTTCCCTATTTATCAAATCTGAGTTTAAATTTAGCGGTTGTTCTCAAAAATCCTGAAACTAAAGAAGAATTATTTGCGCGGGTGAAAGTACCCAGTTCTTTTCCGCGATTTATTTCCTTACCTAAAGAATTACGAGGACAAGCCAATGGGGAATTTGCGGCTTGGATTGGGGTTCCCATTGGTCAAGTCATTGCCCATAATTTAGAATCGTTATTTCCCGGAATGGATATTCAAGATTATTACATTTTTAGAATTACACGGGATGCAGATTTAGCGGTTCAAGAAGATGAAGCAGATGATTTATTATTAGCCATTGAACAAGAATTGCGAAAACGCCGCGTTGGGGGATCTGTTGTTCGTCTGGAAATTAATAGTTCAATGCCCGATTATTTACGCAGTTTATTAGCTGATGAATTAGAATTAGAATCAGAAGATATTTATACGGTAGATGGATTAATGGGGCTACGGGATTTAATGTTTTTTCTCAGTTTACCTTTACCCGAATTAAAAGATAAACCTTGGAATGCGGTTTTACCGCGTTGGATGAAGGATAGTGAAGATATTATTCCAGCGACATCAGGAGAAGATGAAAAAGATATTTTTGCGATTTTACGACAAAAAGATGTCTTAGTGCATCACCCGTATCAATCGTTTTCGGCAACAGTTCAACAGTTTATTAATCAAGCTGCCCATGATCCGAATGTCTTAGCGATTAAAATGACTTTATATCGTACTTCCGGGGATTCTCCGATTATCACGGCTTTAATTGATGCGGCAGAAAATGGAAAACAGGTTGCGGTTTTAGTCGAAATTAAAGCTCGATTTGATGAAGAAAATAATATTCAATGGGCGAAAAAACTAGAACAAACGGGGGTTCATGTTGTCTATGGATTAGTCGGACTAAAAACCCATACTAAAGTTGTGATGGTCGTGCGTCAGGAAGCGGACGGAATTCGCCGTTATGTTCATATTGGAACCGGAAACTATAATCATAAAACAGCTAAACTGTATACCGATTTAGGATTATTAAGTGCCCGACCTGAACTGGGAGCAGATTTAACAGATTTATTCAATTTTTTAACCGGATATTCCCGTCAGCAATCCTATCGGAAATTGTTGGTTGCGCCTGTGAATATGCGACAACGATTTTTAGACTTAATTGATCGAGAAACCGAACACGCTCATCAAGGTAAAACAGGTCGAATCGTTGCTAAAATGAATTCCTTAGTTGACCCGGAAATTATTGAAGCTTTATATGCAGCTTCTCAAGCGGGAGTGGGTATTGATTTAATTGTCCGAGGAATGTGTAGTTTGCGTCCCGGTTTAGAAGGAATTAGTGATAATATTAAGGTGATTAGTATTATTGGACGATTCCTAGAACATTCTCGGATTTTCTATTTTAATAATGGCGGACAGGAGGAGGTTTATATTGGTTCAGCCGACTGGATGCCCCGCAACTTAAATCGCCGCGTTGAAGCGATAACTCCCATTCAAGATCCTGATATTGCTAAAGAGTTAGAAGAGATTTTAGGAATTATGTTATCCGATAATCGTAAAGCTTGGGATTTACAACCTGATGGTCAATATATTCAACGTCGTCCTGCTGAAAATGCTCCCGAATTATGCGCCCATGATATTTTAATGGAGACGGCTTTAAAAAGTTAA
- a CDS encoding EVE domain-containing protein, with the protein MNYWLLKSEPDVYSIEDLKRDRISLWDGVRNYQARNFLKEMEIGDLAFFYHSNTKLPGIVGLAKIIENHLIDPTQFDAQSPYFDPKAMPNSPRWYTVKIEFVEQFQSIISLDTLKQTFNSEEFGVVKRGNRLSVIPVSLSVAERILRLQ; encoded by the coding sequence ATGAATTATTGGTTACTGAAATCTGAACCGGATGTTTATAGTATTGAGGATTTAAAACGCGATCGCATTTCCCTCTGGGATGGGGTGAGAAATTATCAAGCTCGAAATTTCCTCAAAGAAATGGAAATTGGAGATCTGGCGTTTTTTTATCATTCTAATACTAAACTTCCCGGAATTGTGGGACTCGCTAAAATTATTGAAAATCATTTGATTGATCCCACTCAATTTGATGCCCAGAGTCCCTATTTTGACCCCAAAGCAATGCCCAATTCTCCGAGATGGTATACGGTTAAAATTGAATTTGTGGAGCAATTTCAGAGTATTATTAGTTTAGATACCTTGAAACAAACCTTTAATTCTGAAGAATTTGGCGTTGTTAAACGGGGAAATCGTTTATCCGTCATCCCCGTTTCACTATCCGTTGCTGAGAGAATTTTGAGGTTACAATAA
- a CDS encoding endonuclease MutS2, translating to MIQTETLDLLEWERLCRHLSTFTATKLGAVAAQHLHIPTTPTETLQLLAQTQEAYTLELRQNGLKFEGIEDIGVYLERVERQGMLSGNELLNIATTLAGARQLRRSIDTQSDIPILTNLISELRTYPELEQEIHRCIDERGDVADRASPKLGEIRGRLRSIRDRIYDILQNIIQRKSNAVQEQLITQRGDRFVIPVKASQKDAIPGIVHDSSTTGSTLYIEPKATIDLNNQLRQIQRQEKAEEDIILQALSEQVGAVKPDLERLLIIVTTLDLAVAKARYSLWLEANPPKFIDVESSEEATSNPINLRQLRHPLLVWQQQHEQGFPVVPIDVFIHPKIRVVAITGPNTGGKTVTLKTIGLAALMAKVGLFIPAREPVELPWFEQVLADIGDEQSIEQSLSTFSGHIRRISRILAAINSQGETEEKTRSSSLILLDEVGAGTDPTEGSALAIALLQYLADHSLLTIATTHFGELKSLKYDDERFENASVEFDEQSLQPTYRLLWGIPGRSNALTIAKRLGLNSEIVEQAASYVGESSEEVNQVIAGLEAQRRQQETKAQAASQLLKDTERLHQELAQKAAALKQRERELKQVQEQAIQDTLIQAKAEIAKVIRRLQQGTPTGQDTTQATEALNQIAQQYLPSRKEPPKPPPEFKPKVGDRIRIPRFGQTAEVLSEPTSDGEITVRFGIMKMTVGLAEIESLEGLKPTIPKLPERKKEPTPEKEQKPERPIVRTSKNTIDLRGKRTSEAEIELDRMLGQIHDFGAIWIIHGKGTGQLRKGVHEFLTNHPLVERFELAPQNDGGIGVTIAYLGHS from the coding sequence TTGATTCAAACAGAAACCCTAGATCTATTAGAATGGGAACGGTTATGTCGCCATTTATCCACCTTTACGGCGACAAAACTCGGTGCTGTGGCGGCGCAGCATTTACATATTCCCACGACTCCCACAGAAACCCTGCAATTATTAGCTCAAACCCAAGAAGCTTACACCTTAGAACTGCGACAAAATGGTTTAAAATTTGAAGGAATTGAAGATATTGGCGTTTATTTAGAACGGGTAGAACGCCAGGGAATGTTATCAGGAAATGAACTGCTTAATATTGCAACGACTTTAGCAGGTGCAAGGCAGTTACGACGCAGTATTGATACCCAATCTGATATTCCAATTTTAACAAACTTAATCTCAGAATTGCGAACCTATCCTGAGTTAGAACAGGAGATTCATCGCTGCATTGATGAACGGGGAGATGTTGCCGATCGCGCGAGTCCTAAATTAGGAGAAATTCGGGGGCGGTTACGCAGTATTCGAGATCGAATTTATGATATTTTGCAAAATATTATTCAACGAAAATCTAATGCAGTTCAAGAACAGTTAATTACCCAAAGGGGCGATCGCTTTGTTATCCCCGTAAAAGCGTCTCAAAAAGATGCAATTCCAGGGATTGTTCATGATAGTTCAACCACAGGTTCAACCCTCTATATTGAACCCAAAGCTACCATTGATCTGAATAATCAACTCAGACAAATTCAACGGCAAGAAAAAGCCGAAGAAGACATTATTTTACAAGCTTTAAGCGAACAAGTTGGAGCGGTTAAACCGGATTTAGAACGATTATTAATCATTGTCACAACCCTGGATTTAGCCGTTGCTAAAGCTCGTTATAGCTTGTGGTTAGAAGCAAATCCCCCCAAATTTATTGATGTAGAATCCTCAGAAGAGGCAACTTCAAATCCTATTAACCTCCGACAACTTCGCCATCCTTTATTAGTGTGGCAACAGCAACATGAACAAGGCTTCCCCGTTGTTCCCATTGATGTTTTTATTCATCCCAAAATTCGAGTTGTAGCCATTACCGGCCCTAATACCGGAGGTAAAACCGTTACTTTAAAAACCATTGGATTAGCCGCATTAATGGCAAAAGTGGGGTTATTTATTCCAGCCAGAGAACCCGTAGAATTACCTTGGTTTGAGCAGGTTTTAGCTGATATTGGAGATGAACAATCCATTGAGCAAAGTTTATCGACATTTTCCGGTCATATTCGCCGAATTAGTCGAATTTTAGCTGCGATTAATTCTCAAGGTGAGACTGAAGAAAAGACTCGATCTTCGAGTTTAATTCTACTCGATGAAGTGGGGGCTGGAACCGATCCCACCGAAGGCAGTGCTTTAGCGATCGCCCTTTTACAATATTTAGCAGATCATAGCTTATTAACCATTGCAACCACTCACTTTGGGGAACTGAAATCGTTAAAATATGACGATGAACGGTTTGAAAATGCCTCCGTTGAATTTGATGAACAATCCTTACAACCCACCTATCGATTATTATGGGGAATTCCAGGGCGTTCTAATGCCTTAACCATTGCCAAACGTTTAGGATTAAACTCAGAAATTGTCGAACAAGCGGCGAGTTATGTCGGGGAAAGTTCTGAGGAAGTTAATCAAGTAATTGCGGGGTTAGAAGCGCAACGCCGTCAACAGGAAACCAAAGCTCAAGCTGCTAGTCAGTTATTAAAAGATACAGAACGTTTGCATCAGGAATTAGCCCAAAAAGCAGCCGCATTAAAACAACGAGAAAGGGAGTTAAAGCAAGTTCAAGAACAGGCAATTCAAGATACTTTAATTCAAGCAAAAGCGGAAATTGCTAAAGTGATTCGGCGCTTACAACAAGGAACCCCAACGGGTCAAGATACCACCCAAGCAACGGAGGCTTTAAATCAAATTGCCCAACAGTATTTACCTTCTCGAAAAGAACCCCCAAAACCACCCCCAGAGTTTAAACCAAAAGTGGGAGATCGGATTAGAATTCCCCGGTTTGGTCAAACGGCTGAGGTTTTAAGTGAACCGACTTCTGACGGTGAAATTACCGTGCGGTTTGGGATAATGAAAATGACTGTAGGGTTAGCCGAAATTGAGTCCTTAGAAGGCTTAAAACCGACTATTCCTAAACTCCCAGAACGGAAAAAAGAACCCACTCCTGAAAAGGAACAAAAACCAGAACGACCTATTGTTAGAACGTCTAAAAATACCATTGATCTTCGAGGAAAACGTACCTCTGAAGCTGAAATTGAACTGGATCGAATGTTGGGTCAAATTCATGATTTTGGAGCAATTTGGATTATTCATGGAAAAGGAACCGGACAACTGAGAAAGGGAGTTCATGAATTTTTGACCAACCATCCGTTAGTAGAACGATTTGAATTAGCTCCACAAAATGATGGGGGAATTGGTGTTACAATTGCTTATTTAGGACATTCCTAA
- a CDS encoding DUF3038 domain-containing protein has product MLNSDKADIQISNPNLKDLNPEPNPELFGKITLQIQLSLLAIEALTGIALETILQVGSLLKIETSVPDQIQLLQKHSDQNPLSIEEMRSLVLIICYIAQQDQVLIRRALGLVEQMAHQKTEFRQVTLLRDYLDTFKDSYQQWMTSNPKTPLDLDTLAIKLLIDLLFYSKPDSHQQLWLTLIESPV; this is encoded by the coding sequence ATGCTAAATTCAGATAAAGCTGATATTCAAATATCTAACCCTAATTTAAAGGATTTAAACCCCGAACCGAACCCCGAACTCTTCGGAAAGATTACCCTACAAATTCAACTATCATTATTAGCTATTGAAGCCTTAACTGGAATAGCCTTAGAAACCATTTTACAAGTCGGAAGTCTACTAAAAATAGAGACTTCTGTTCCTGATCAAATTCAATTATTACAAAAACACTCAGACCAAAATCCTCTATCTATTGAAGAAATGCGATCGCTGGTTCTGATTATTTGTTATATTGCTCAACAGGATCAAGTGTTAATTCGCCGTGCATTAGGGTTAGTCGAACAAATGGCACATCAAAAAACCGAATTTCGTCAAGTCACCTTGCTACGGGACTATTTAGATACCTTTAAGGACAGTTATCAACAATGGATGACCTCAAACCCTAAAACCCCCTTAGACCTGGATACCCTAGCCATTAAATTACTGATTGATTTATTATTTTATAGTAAACCTGATAGCCATCAACAATTATGGTTAACACTGATAGAGTCGCCAGTTTAG